Proteins encoded in a region of the Geobacillus genomosp. 3 genome:
- a CDS encoding chemotaxis protein CheW has translation MDKYVVFRVEREQYAVSIAYVVSIEKMTAPTAVPHMPDYMAGVVRIRGELVPVLDMRKLLYGRAVDETDQTRLVVAAVDELSVAFIVDEAKEIVDIEQEAIKPLQLMSAERTPYVAGMAAQDDRLLTVLDPRVLFAHLDEAEEIREQVAAAQAAARAGETV, from the coding sequence ATGGACAAATATGTCGTCTTTCGCGTCGAGCGGGAACAGTATGCCGTCTCGATCGCGTATGTCGTCTCGATTGAAAAAATGACGGCGCCGACCGCGGTGCCGCATATGCCGGACTATATGGCCGGCGTCGTGCGCATCCGCGGCGAGCTCGTGCCGGTGCTTGATATGCGGAAGCTGTTGTACGGCCGGGCCGTCGACGAAACGGACCAGACGCGCCTTGTCGTCGCCGCGGTCGACGAGTTGTCGGTGGCGTTTATTGTCGATGAAGCGAAGGAAATCGTGGATATTGAACAAGAGGCGATCAAACCGCTCCAGCTCATGTCCGCGGAGCGCACGCCGTATGTAGCCGGAATGGCGGCGCAAGACGACCGGCTGTTGACCGTGCTTGACCCGCGCGTTTTGTTTGCCCATTTGGACGAAGCGGAAGAGATTCGCGAGCAAGTAGCCGCCGCCCAAGCCGCTGCGCGGGCGGGCGAGACGGTATAG
- a CDS encoding tripeptidase T yields MVNEQRLVDEFLELVQIDSETKHEGDIAKVLKQKFEALGLEVIEDDAAAKTGHGAGNLICTLAATKDGVDPIYFTSHMDTVVPGKGVKPSIQDGYVVTDGTTILGADDKAGLAAMFEAIRVLKEQNIPHGVIQFIITVGEESGLIGAKALDPSLIQAKYGYALDSDGKVGNIVVAAPTQAKLKVVVHGKTAHAGVAPEKGVSAITIAAKAIAKMPLGRIDEETTANIGRFEGGTQTNIVCDRVDILAEARSLVPEKMEAQVAKMKEAFETVAAEMGGRADVDVDVMYPGFKFGDGDHVVEVAKRAAAKIGRPCKLEKSGGGSDANIIAGFGIPTVNLAVGYEEIHTTNERMPIEELVKLTEMVIAIVEEVANAE; encoded by the coding sequence ATGGTGAACGAGCAACGTCTTGTCGACGAGTTTTTGGAACTTGTGCAAATCGATTCGGAAACGAAGCATGAAGGCGACATTGCGAAGGTGCTGAAGCAAAAGTTTGAAGCGCTCGGCCTCGAGGTGATCGAAGACGATGCCGCCGCGAAAACGGGGCATGGAGCCGGCAACTTGATTTGCACGCTCGCGGCGACGAAAGACGGGGTCGACCCGATTTACTTCACGTCGCATATGGATACGGTTGTGCCGGGGAAAGGCGTGAAACCGTCGATCCAAGACGGCTATGTCGTCACGGACGGGACGACGATTTTAGGCGCGGACGATAAAGCCGGCTTGGCGGCGATGTTCGAAGCGATCCGGGTGCTGAAAGAGCAAAACATCCCGCACGGCGTAATCCAGTTTATCATTACTGTCGGAGAAGAATCCGGGTTAATTGGGGCGAAGGCGCTTGACCCGTCGCTTATTCAAGCGAAATACGGCTATGCCTTAGACAGCGACGGCAAGGTCGGCAACATCGTCGTCGCCGCGCCGACGCAGGCGAAATTGAAAGTCGTTGTGCACGGCAAAACGGCGCACGCCGGCGTGGCGCCGGAAAAAGGGGTGTCCGCCATTACGATTGCGGCGAAGGCGATCGCGAAAATGCCGCTCGGCCGCATCGACGAGGAGACGACGGCGAACATCGGCCGCTTCGAAGGGGGCACGCAAACGAACATCGTCTGCGACCGCGTCGATATTTTAGCGGAAGCCCGCTCGCTCGTCCCGGAGAAAATGGAAGCGCAAGTGGCGAAAATGAAAGAGGCGTTTGAAACGGTTGCCGCGGAAATGGGGGGGCGCGCCGATGTCGATGTCGACGTGATGTACCCAGGCTTCAAGTTCGGCGACGGCGACCATGTTGTGGAGGTCGCGAAACGGGCGGCGGCGAAAATCGGCCGGCCGTGCAAGCTGGAGAAAAGCGGCGGCGGCAGCGATGCCAACATCATCGCCGGCTTCGGCATTCCGACCGTCAACCTCGCTGTCGGCTATGAAGAGATCCATACGACGAACGAGCGGATGCCGATTGAAGAGCTGGTCAAGCTGACGGAAATGGTCATCGCCATTGTCGAAGAAGTCGCCAATGCCGAGTGA